A window of Apium graveolens cultivar Ventura chromosome 8, ASM990537v1, whole genome shotgun sequence contains these coding sequences:
- the LOC141680540 gene encoding uncharacterized protein LOC141680540, with amino-acid sequence MKERYDHQKTIILPKARYDGLQLRLQDFKTVSEYNSTMFNITSQLKLRSENIFDNDMLEKTYSTFHANNMLLQQQYREREYTKYSELISILLLAMQNNELLMKNYQAHSTGSAPFSEVNVITSNEYEQNKQFGCGHGRGFGRGRARGRGFGRGQGHDHRKFSNFKNSHHQKWTKNEEKPKGSIMDKSIERTCHHCRIKVHWGRTCRISKHLVDLYQTSLKGVETKFTEQIDPLGITHLEAHLGGGIKSIQSALLIWKWLTYLKMEIWKWSNLVEMMLILIK; translated from the coding sequence ATGAAAGAAAGGTATGACCACCAGAAAACTATCATACTTCCAAAAGCTCGCTATGATGGGTTACAATTGCGCTTACAAGATTTTAAAACCGTTAGCGAGTATAATTCTACAATGTTTAATATTACTTCACAATTGAAATTACgtagtgaaaatatatttgataaTGATATGTTGGAAAAAACCTACTCCACTTTCCATGCCAATAATATGCTCCTGCAACAGCAATATCGTGAAAGGGAATACACAAAATATTCTGAACTTATATCAATTTTGCTCCTTGCCATGCAAAACAATGAACTCTTGATGAAAAATTATCAAGCACATTCAACTGGTTCAGCACCATTCTCTGAAGTGAATGTTATAACTAGTAATGAATATGAACAAAATAAGCAATTTGGATGTGGGCATGGACGTGGATTTGGACGTGGGAGAGCCCGTGGGCGTGGTTTTGGACGTGGTCAAGGCCATGATCACCGAAAATTCTCAAATTTCAAGAATTCTCACCACCAGAAGTGGACAAAAAATGAGGAGAAGCCCAAGGGAAGTATAATGGATAAAAGCATTGAAAGAACTTGTCATCATTGTAGAATAAAAGTCCATTGGGGTCGTACTTGTCGTATCTCCAAGCACCTTGTTGATCTTTATCAAACTTCTTTAAAGGGTGTGGAGACTAAGTTTACTGAACAAATTGATCCTTTGGGCATAACCCACCTTGAAGCACACCTTGGAGGGGGAATCAAATCAATCCAATCAGCTCTACTCATATGGAAGTGGCTAACTTATTTGAAGATGGAAATATGGAAGTGGTCAAATTTGGTAGAGATGATgctaatattaattaaataa